The following coding sequences are from one Epinephelus fuscoguttatus linkage group LG7, E.fuscoguttatus.final_Chr_v1 window:
- the LOC125892377 gene encoding putative helicase mov-10-B.2: protein MAHRKLSVSARCQIGVDFFEFLKESDRASITDRLELRDIYNNEFRSRNPGTKDPNFGSVLYALKTSNKVTRRRDTIRFNTTVTALFMDQWHSPRGQRPEPVQNGVASPGIVTSGDQAETGVRARRRLANLLMKKLKTDRAQFTSDKHGIHIDSEHPFENGKLSLQVDGTCECVVNLNVKNTGKEPIYFTYYTPLHWLKDLILSDERSVTKANPLCLQPGDTYGVQVNFRCSVVGFYPATLAFEFKPDLQPSSTAFHIVRFIETQCITALGRELAPIAPYKPRSLPAWTPEDYFTIEDGQRPEGLSVMQLKNVIELKEYRIPAYMNQLIQSLKQPAYFSNRRRALLESPLSWENYSEKFQLLLYLEELQMEVDIRRYNIPNGEKEHAIMVRDTANKKLLVLQVPGVSENRPSVLRGDSLLAYPSEEKEVKYRGYVHSVQLDKVKLGFSSKLLGRFVDNMKFNVEFVVNRLTLRVQHRAAELAAAFRLGEVLFPAAPADSHQPELPQLSLFDYKLERNPEQYQAVQHIVAGSSKPAPYLVFGPPGTGKTVTLVEAIKQIEKTQPSCHILACAPSNSAADLLCKKIREHVDEHKVFRMYASSRDPGYVPDELKACSNLLGDCYLFPAKEKLMEYKIMVTTLLTAGRLVTGDIPDGHFTHVFVDEAGHAVETECLVPLAGLLDAQSGQVVLAGDPKQLGPILRSPFALKYGMGVSLLERMMKDFPVYQKDEGKFDNRFVTKLLRNYRSHPAILKIPNELFYDGELQCCADEMLRNSYCGWEYLKNKNFPLIFHGVTGLDDREANSPSFFNIAEVEVLMGYVRKLLETQGKKGHSTISPKDIGIIAPYRKQVQKIRKALEKVGKDFKFKDMNALKVGSVEEFQGQERRVIMVSTVRSSPDYIEIDKQFNLGFVKNEKRFNVAVTRAKALLIVVGNPRVLNADPTWGRFIQYCREEGGYTGYEHFEEDEDVVARLSALYINIDIEVDTAESGVQQHLEPEWRSDL, encoded by the exons ATGGCTCATAGGAAGTTATCTGTAAGCGCACGCTGCCAGATTGGAGTGGACTTCTTTGAGTTCCTGAAGGAGAGTGACCGAGCATCCATCACCGACAGACTGGAGTTGAGAGACATCTACAACAATGAATTCAGGAGCAG AAATCCAGGGACCAAAGATCCAAACTTTGGGTCAGTCCTCTATGCCCTGAAGACGTCCAACAAAGTAACAAGACGGAGAGACACTATTCGCTTCAACACAACG GTCACAGCTCTTTTTATGGACCAGTGGCATTCACCGAGGGGCCAACGGCCAGAGCCTGTGCAGAATGGAGTGGCCAGTCCCGGGATAGTCACCTCCGGAGATCAAGCAGAGACGGGAGTGCGAGCCCGGAGGAGACTGGCCAATCTTCTGATGAAGAAACTGAAGACAGACAG GGCTCAGTTCACCTCCGACAAACATGGTATCCACATCGACTCCGAGCACCCGTTTGAAAACGGGAAACTTTCCTTACAGGTGGACGGCACATGTGAG TGTGTGGTAAATCTGAACgtgaaaaacacaggaaaagaaCCGATATATTTCACTTACTACACCCCACTGCACTGGCTCAAGGACCTCATTCTGAGCGATGAGCGCAGTGTGACCAAGGCAAACCCTCTGTGTCTACAACCAG GTGACACCTATGGAGTCCAGGTTAACTTCCGCTGCAGTGTGGTTGGTTTCTATCCAGCCACACTGGCCTTTGAATTCAAACCAGACCTGCAGCCTTCCTCCACTGCCTTCCACATTGTGCGCTTCATTGAGACTCAGTGTATAACTGCCTTGGGGCGTGAGCTGGCGCCTATAGCACCCTACAAACCCCGCTCCCTCCCTGCTTGGACCCCAGAAGATTATTTCACCATTGAGGATGGACAGCGACCTGAAGG GCTGTCAGTGATGCAGCTAAAAAATGTGATCGAGCTGAAAGAGTATCGAATACCAGCATACATGAACCAGCTCATCCAGTCATTGAAGCAGCCGGCGTACTTCAGCAACAGAAG AAGGGCCTTGCTGGAGAGTCCCCTGAGCTGGGAGAACTACtctgagaagtttcagctgctgctgtaCCTGGAGGAGCTCCAGATGGAGGTGGACATCAGGAGGTACAACATCCCCAACGGTGAAAAAGAACACGCCATCATGGTCAGAGATACGGCCAACAAGAAACTTCTCGTTCTGCAG GTACCGGGTGTGTCTGAGAACCGTCCGTCTGTGCTGCGAGGGGATTCACTGCTGGCATATCCCTCAGAAGAAAAAGAGGTGAAGTACCGCGGCTACGTCCACAGCGTGCAGCTGGACAAGGTCAAACTCGGCTTCAGCTCAAA ATTGCTGGGTCGCTTTGTGGACAACATGAAGTTCAATGTTGAGTTCGTTGTCAACCGCCTGACTCTGCGcgttcagcacagagcagcagagctggcAGCTGCATTCAGACTGGGAGAGGTGTTGTTCCCTGCTGCACCCGCTGACTCTCACCAACCTGAGCTTCCCCAACTCAG CCTGTTTGACTACAAGCTGGAGCGAAACCCTGAGCAGTATCAGGCTGTCCAACACATCGTCGCTGGTTCGTCCAAACCTGCGCCTTACCTGGTGTTTGGCCCACCTGGAACAG GGAAAACTGTGACTCTTGTGGAGGCCATCAAGCAGATAGAGAAGACCCAGCCCTCCTGCCACATCCTGGCCTGCGCTCCCTCCAACAGCGCTGCTGATCTGCTCTGCAAGAAGATTCGCGAACACGTGGACGAGCATAAAGTGTTCCGCATGTATGCAAGCAGCAGGGACCCAGGCTATGTCCCTGATGAACTGAAG GCATGCTCTAACCTGCTAGGAGACTGTTACCTTTTTCCTGCTAAAGAGAAGCTGATGGAGTATAAGATCATGGTCACCACCCTGTTAACAGCTGGAAG GCTGGTCACAGGAGACATTCCCGATGGTCATTTCACTCATGTGTTTGTGGACGAGGCGGGACACGCTGTGGAGACTGAATGTTTAGTCCCACTGGCAG GGCTGCTCGATGCACAGTCTGGTCAGGTTGTTCTGGCAGGAGACCCCAAGCAGCTCGGACCCATTCTCAGATCCCCCTTTGCACTGAAATACGGCATGG GAGTGTCCCTCCTGGAGCGCATGATGAAAGATTTCCCTGTGTACCAGAAGGACGAGGGCAAGTTCGACAATCGCTTTGTCACCAAACTGCTGCGCAACTACAG aTCCCATCCTGCCATTCTGAAGATTCCTAACGAGCTCTTCTATGACGGAGAGCTGCAGTGTTGCGCAGATGAAATGTTACGCAATTCCTACTGTGGATGGGAGTACCTCAAGAACAAG AACTTCCCGCTGATCTTCCATGGCGTGACCGGTCTTGACGACCGTGAGGCAAACAGTCCCTCCTTCTTCAACATAGCAGAGGTGGAGGTGCTGATGGGCTATGTGAGGAAACTGCTGGAGACACAAGGGAAGAAGGGCCACAGCACCATCTCACCCAAAGACATAGGCATCATCGCCCCCTACAGGAAACAG gtgcagaaaaTCCGCAAGGCCCTGGAGAAAGTTGGGAAAGACTTTAAATTCAAGGACATGAACGCACTGAAG gttggTTCAGTGGAGGAGTTCCAAGGTCAGGAGAGGAGAGTGATCATGGTGTCTACAGTCCGGAGCAGCCCTGATTACATAGAGATAGACAAGCAGTTCAACCTCGGCTTTGTCAAGAATGAGAAG AGATTCAACGTGGCTGTGACTCGAGCTAAAGCCCTGCTGATTGTGGTGGGAAACCCCAGAGTGCTAAACGCAGATCCTACCTGGGGCCG GTTCATCCAGTACTGTCGAGAGGAAGGAGGCTACACTGGTTACGAGCATTTCGAGGAAGACGAGGACGTGGTGGCCAGACTCTCTGCCCTCTACATCAACATTGATATTGAAG TGGATACAGCAGAGAGCGGCGTTCAGCAGCACCTGGAACCCGAGTGGAGGAGCGACTTGTGA